From the Argentina anserina chromosome 3, drPotAnse1.1, whole genome shotgun sequence genome, the window CTAAAAAACTAAGATTGCAACTTACGTGAACATTTGAGGACGACGGGAGAGCTGAGGCCTCTTTATTGGGGAGAACAGAATGTTCCTTAGAGTCGATGAGGGGTTGCCAGCTCCAGATCCAAACATGTGGTGACCAGCAGGCCTTCTGGCCACAGCATCGACTGGCATAGCAGCTTGTTTTGCCGGTGAGACAGAGATGTCAAAAGGACCGCCAGAGTTTGAACTATTCTGTCTTGCTGGCCATATATCCTCTTTTGGCCCTGGAGTTTCAGGAGTAAGAACCCGCCAATCTGCAAAAAATGAGTCAACTGGTTTTGAAAGTACTTGAGCTGGAAAAAAGGAGGCTAAATATAACTAAGTTTCATGGAATAAATCCAACAGTTAGCAAATACTGAAGACTGTCTAGCTGCAACTTCAATGAAAAAGAATTACCTTTCCTAACTGGCTCTCTGCGATCCATGATGTTACCCTGGTTTGAGAAAAGATCAGGTTCATTTCTGGAATAGAAATTGGCTGCAGGTTGGACGGCAGTTCGTTTAACTGATTCGTACTCAGTCCTCAGTTGATCATACATTTCATCTAGCTTTCTCTTCTGTCTGCAACacaaatagaaaaagaaaaacaataaatGAGTCCCCAATATTGGAACTATGTCTCGGGAAGTGGAACAGTAGGATACGGACACAAGACCTGGATTTCTCTGAATATTTTTCCTGGAGCTCCTGCTTATCCTTGGACAAGCTCTCATTTTCTTGCTCCAACATTTCACACTTTTTGGCCCATTTCTGGCACTGAGACTGCATCTTTTGCAATTGCTCCATGAACTTTTCTTGCATAGCTTCACATTTCTGCCGGTATTGACCTGCTACCATGCTCAACTTGCGCTGCATTACCAACTCCTTTTGCCCAATAAAGAACATGACACTTCTGTGTGCACTCTTCATTACTATTATTGGTTGTCAAGGGACTTACGCACAAAAACTGTCTTGAAAAATGGAGGAAAAATTGCTGACATTATAGAATGGATATAGACATATAGTTTGGTTGCTACCTTAAATGAAAACAGATGCGAAAAAAGGATACATATATCTGGAGACACTCCAGTCATGGCCATCTGCAGCATTAGCGAGGCAGGAAGATAAGGAAAGCAACACTACTGAAAATAGCTAAAACAATAGATATAGGA encodes:
- the LOC126788582 gene encoding E3 ubiquitin-protein ligase CCNB1IP1 homolog isoform X1; translation: MRCNACWRELEGRAIATTCGHLLCTEDANKILSNDGACPICDQVLSKSHMKVVDVNPNDEWINMAMTGVSPDILMKSAHRSVMFFIGQKELVMQRKLSMVAGQYRQKCEAMQEKFMEQLQKMQSQCQKWAKKCEMLEQENESLSKDKQELQEKYSEKSRQKRKLDEMYDQLRTEYESVKRTAVQPAANFYSRNEPDLFSNQGNIMDRREPVRKDWRVLTPETPGPKEDIWPARQNSSNSGGPFDISVSPAKQAAMPVDAVARRPAGHHMFGSGAGNPSSTLRNILFSPIKRPQLSRRPQMFT
- the LOC126788582 gene encoding E3 ubiquitin-protein ligase CCNB1IP1 homolog isoform X2, with translation MRCNACWRELEGRAIATTCGHLLCTEDANKILSNDGACPICDQVLSKSHMKVVDVNPNDEWINMAMTGVSPDILMKSAHRSVMFFIGQKELVMQRKLSMVAGQYRQKCEAMQEKFMEQLQKMQSQCQKWAKKCEMLEQENESLSKDKQELQEKYSEKSRQKRKLDEMYDQLRTEYESVKRTAVQPAANFYSRNEPDLFSNQGNIMDRREPVRKGPKEDIWPARQNSSNSGGPFDISVSPAKQAAMPVDAVARRPAGHHMFGSGAGNPSSTLRNILFSPIKRPQLSRRPQMFT